One part of the Blastocatellia bacterium genome encodes these proteins:
- a CDS encoding PhoX family phosphatase: MAKRHAEQYERRGETFSRILRRRLARRSFLKGAAATIPLLIVKPGRMVSSGQGVQSLAFQPVRLSAADAVLVPPGYSSQILIRWGDPLFPDAPEFNLLNQTASSQARQFGYNCDYVGYFPLPDHDSNNPTHGLLVVNHEFTSPELMFVRYSASAPTREQVDVELAAHGLSVVEVERTQAGEWKYHRDSFFNRRITGETEMLLTGPAAGHDLLKVSYDRTGTRVRGMLNNCAGGKTPWGTVLTCEENFNQYFANLNALPDSDRRKAMHARYGVPSGASERRWEQHHDRFDVGKEPNEPFRFGWVIEVDPYNPHFIPRKRTALGRFKHEAATVVVAPDGRVVVYSGDDERFEYIYKFVSRRPMNLTRRDANFGLLDEGTLYVAKFNDDGTGQWLPLQAGQGPLATWSQAEVLIYTRAAADVLGATKMDRPEDIEMNPITGKVYCVMTNNTRRGSSGQPGVNQANPRANNRHGHIIELTEDGGDPTSTTFRWEIFLLCGDPMVPGDQTFFAGFDPTLVSPISCPDNITFDGNGHLWIATDGMPGTFQKNDGLFAVPVEGEERGFVRQFLSGPVGAEICGPEFTPDYRTLFVAIQHPGEGSSLTAPTSTWPDGVIPPRPSVIAITTHNGLGAIGS; this comes from the coding sequence ATGGCAAAGCGACATGCAGAGCAGTATGAGAGGCGAGGGGAAACCTTCTCGCGCATTCTGAGACGGCGGCTGGCCCGCCGCTCTTTCCTGAAAGGGGCGGCCGCGACGATCCCTCTGCTGATCGTGAAACCCGGCCGGATGGTCTCGTCAGGGCAAGGGGTGCAAAGCTTAGCTTTCCAGCCCGTGCGCTTGAGCGCCGCCGATGCCGTGCTGGTTCCGCCGGGCTATTCTTCGCAGATCTTGATTCGATGGGGAGATCCTCTTTTCCCGGATGCCCCCGAATTCAATCTCCTCAATCAGACGGCCAGCTCTCAAGCGCGACAGTTCGGGTACAATTGCGATTATGTGGGCTATTTCCCCCTGCCCGACCACGACTCCAACAATCCCACGCACGGACTGCTGGTGGTCAATCATGAATTCACGAGCCCGGAGTTAATGTTCGTCCGTTATTCCGCTTCCGCTCCGACGCGGGAGCAGGTGGATGTCGAACTGGCGGCACATGGCCTGTCGGTCGTCGAAGTGGAGAGAACTCAGGCAGGAGAATGGAAATATCACCGGGACTCTTTCTTCAACCGTCGCATCACGGGAGAGACCGAAATGCTCCTCACCGGTCCGGCGGCGGGACACGACCTGCTCAAAGTGTCGTATGATCGCACAGGGACACGAGTGCGGGGGATGCTCAATAACTGCGCGGGCGGAAAAACTCCCTGGGGAACTGTCCTGACCTGCGAGGAAAATTTCAATCAATATTTCGCCAACCTCAACGCGCTCCCGGATTCGGACCGACGCAAGGCGATGCATGCTCGCTACGGAGTGCCCAGTGGAGCCAGCGAGCGTCGCTGGGAGCAACATCATGATCGCTTCGACGTTGGGAAGGAGCCCAATGAACCCTTCCGGTTCGGATGGGTGATTGAGGTAGATCCTTATAATCCCCATTTCATCCCTCGAAAGCGCACGGCTTTGGGACGGTTTAAACACGAGGCGGCAACCGTTGTCGTTGCTCCCGACGGTCGAGTCGTCGTCTATTCCGGGGATGATGAGCGATTCGAGTACATCTACAAGTTTGTCAGTCGGCGGCCGATGAACCTCACCCGTCGCGACGCCAATTTTGGGCTGCTGGATGAAGGGACCCTCTATGTTGCCAAGTTCAACGATGATGGAACCGGACAGTGGCTCCCCCTCCAGGCCGGGCAAGGACCTCTGGCCACCTGGTCGCAAGCTGAGGTGCTCATCTACACGCGTGCTGCTGCTGACGTGTTGGGGGCGACAAAGATGGATCGTCCCGAGGATATCGAGATGAATCCGATTACCGGCAAAGTGTACTGCGTCATGACCAACAATACTCGTCGCGGTAGCTCCGGGCAGCCCGGCGTGAATCAGGCCAACCCGCGGGCCAATAATCGGCATGGCCATATCATTGAACTCACCGAGGACGGCGGTGATCCAACCTCCACGACTTTCCGTTGGGAGATTTTCTTACTCTGTGGCGATCCGATGGTTCCCGGCGATCAAACCTTCTTCGCCGGATTTGATCCTACGCTTGTCAGCCCCATTTCCTGTCCTGACAATATCACGTTTGACGGCAATGGCCATCTCTGGATCGCTACCGATGGGATGCCGGGAACCTTCCAGAAAAATGATGGATTGTTCGCCGTTCCCGTCGAGGGTGAAGAGCGGGGTTTTGTGCGCCAATTCCTGAGCGGACCGGTGGGTGCGGAAATCTGTGGTCCAGAATTCACACCCGATTACCGCACGCTCTTTGTGGCTATTCAACATCCGGGCGAGGGAAGTTCCCTCACAGCCCCCACTAGCACGTGGCCAGATGGGGTGATTCCTCCACGCCCGAGCGTGATCGCCATTACCACACATAATGGGCTCGGGGCCATCGGGAGCTAA